In one Musa acuminata AAA Group cultivar baxijiao chromosome BXJ2-5, Cavendish_Baxijiao_AAA, whole genome shotgun sequence genomic region, the following are encoded:
- the LOC103986351 gene encoding lysine-specific histone demethylase 1 homolog 2 isoform X1 — protein sequence MDHPPPPPPTDGRRPTRRAAKRTNYDESVFDALLHDHLGGSRPPRRRNRTAEERQRETETEAMIALSLGFPIDALLDAEAAAGVVHPPGDAAARNDYIVVRNHILARWRANVRSYLSKSEIKETVSRQYDHLISSAYDFLLEHGYINFGVSPAVRAQFLDEHDKGSVIIVGAGLAGLAAARQLLSFGFKVLVLEGRDRPGGRVYTTKMGKQGNFASVDLGGSVITGIHANPLGVLARQLGIPLHKIRDYCPLFRPDGGHVDRSLDVEVDLVFNKLLENAARVREVLGESADGISLGSAIERLQLLYGVARKTEERELLDWHLANLEYANAGCLSDLSLAHWDQDDPYEMGGDHCFLAGGNWRLINALCEDVPVLYKKMVTRIAYGGGFVEVVVAGGQVFQADMVLCTVPLGVLKSGTIKFDPELPAQKLQAIQRLGFGLLNKVAMIFPYVFWGEEIDTFGCLSKDRSKRGEFFLFYGYHTVSGGAVLIALVAGEAALNFEHSDPVASLHSVLGILRGIYGPKGVFVPDPIQTMCTRWGSDPLCCGSYSHVRVGSSGSDYNILAANVGGRLFFAGEATNREHPATMHGAFLSGLREASCILQTRRKNFMGKSNSKKLSQKNLRSYSEVLADLFKEPDLAFGVFSFVFDPSEAEDPKALGLMRVTFGNYSSRKELDEHRQSSEPPLQEFYLYALISREQAHQMKMVSDNDKGRLELLCKKFGIKLMGYTDTCALGSSLIISISGARRGRNRKLQTMHQKIWS from the exons ATGGACcacccaccgccgccgccgccgaccgaCGGGCGCCGGCCGACGCGGCGCGCGGCGAAGCGCACCAACTATGACGAGTCCGTCTTCGACGCCCTTCTCCACGACCACCTCGGCGGCTCCCGCCCCCCTCGCCGGCGCAACCGTACCGCGGAGGAGCGCCAGCGCGAGACCGAGACCGAGGCCATGATTGCCCTCTCCCTGGGCTTCCCCATCGACGCCCTCCTCGACGCCGAGGCCGCCGCGGGGGTCGTCCACCCGCCCGGAGACGCCGCCGCGCGGAACGACTACATCGTCGTCCGTAACCACATCCTCGCCCGGTGGCGCGCCAACGTGCGCTCCTACCTTTCCAAGTCCGAAATCAAAGAAACAGTCAGCAGGCAGTACGACCACTTGATCTCCAGCGCTTACGACTTCCTTTTGGAGCACGGATACATCAATTTCGGCGTGTCGCCCGCCGTCAGGGCCCAGTTCCTCGATGAGCACGACAAGGGATCCGTGATCATCGTGGGCGCTGGCCTCGCGGGGCTCGCGGCGGCGAGGCAGCTGCTTAGTTTCGGCTTCAAAGTCTTGGTTTTGGAGGGCCGCGACCGGCCGGGCGGCAGAGTCTACACCACAAAGATGGGCAAACAAGGCAATTTTGCATCTGTAGACCTCGGCGGCAGCGTCATCACCGGCATTCACGCCAACCCGCTCGGCGTCTTGGCGAGGCAGCTTGGGATACCTCTTCACAAGATTAGAGATTATTGCCCTCTTTTCAGGCCGGACGGAGGCCATGTGGACCGGAGTTTGGACGTTGAGGTGGATTTGGTGTTCAACAAGCTTCTCGAGAACGCTGCTAGAGTGAGGGAGGTGTTAGGAGAGTCCGCCGACGGTATCTCGCTGGGTTCAGCCATCGAGCGTCTTCAGTTGTTGTATGGCGTGGCGAGGAAGACCGAGGAGAGGGAGCTTCTTGATTGGCACCTCGCTAATTTGGAGTACGCCAACGCTGGTTGCCTCTCGGATCTGTCGCTTGCCCATTGGGACCAGGATGATCCATATGAGATGGGTGGTGATCACTGCTTCCTCGCTGGAGGTAACTGGAGATTGATCAATGCACTCTGTGAGGATGTGCCTGTCCTGTACAAGAAGATGGTAACAAGGATTGCTTATGGAGGAGGGTTTGTGGAGGTGGTAGTTGCCGGTGGACAAGTCTTTCAGGCTGATATGGTGCTCTGCACCGTTCCACTCGGCGTGTTGAAGAGTGGGACTATCAAATTTGACCCAGAATTGCCTGCTCAGAAATTGCAGGCAATTCAAAGATTGGGATTTGGCTTGCTAAACAAGGTTGCTATGATCTTTCCTTATGTGTTTTGGGGTGAGGAGATCGACACGTTTGGATGTCTCAGCAAGGATCGATCTAAGCGTGGTGAATTTTTCCTTTTCTATGGCTATCATACTGTTTCTGGAGGTGCAGTGCTCATCGCATTGGTCGCAGGAGAAGCTGCCTTAAATTTTGAACATAGCGATCCTGTAGCTTCACTTCACAGTGTTCTTGGCATTCTTAGAG GTATCTATGGTCCAAAAGGAGTTTTTGTGCCCGATCCGATTCAAACAATGTGTACAAGATGGGGTAGCGACCCCCTTTGTTGTGGTTCATACTCTCATGTCCGAGTTGGGTCATCGGGTAGTGATTACAATATCCTTGCAGCGAATGTTGGGGGTCGGCTATTTTTCGCAGGGGAAGCTACAAATAGAGAACATCCAGCCACGATGCATGGTGCCTTCCTTAGCGGTCTAAGAGAAGCTTCATGCATTCTTCAGACTAGGAGGAAAAATTTTATGGGAAAATCCAATTCTAAAAAGTTGTCTCAGAAGAACTTAAGATCATACAGTGAAGTGCTTGCAGACTTATTCAAGGAGCCTGATTTAGCATTTGGAGTCTTCTCGTTTGTATTTGATCCTTCTGAAGCGGAGGACCCAAAAGCACTAGGTCTGATGAGAGTCACCTTTGGGAACTACAGCTCGAGAAAAGAACTTGATGAGCATAGGCAATCATCAGAACCACCGCTTCAAGAATTCTATCTATATGCTCTTATATCTAGAGAGCAAGCACACCAAATGAAAATGGTGAGTGACAATGACAAGGGTAGATTAGAATTGTTGTGCAAAAAGTTCGGCATAAAATTGATGGGTTATACTGATACATGTGCTCTTGGTAGTTCCTTGATTATTAGCATTTCTGGTGCACGAAGAGGCCGGAATCGGAAACTCCAAACCATGCATCAGAAAATTTGGTCTTAG
- the LOC135611898 gene encoding ADP-ribosylation factor GTPase-activating protein AGD5-like isoform X1 codes for MNGKASVSKELDEKHGKILEGLLKLPENKECADCKSKGPRWASVNLGIFICMQCSGIHRSLGVHISKVRSATLDTWLPEQVAFIQTMGNEKANSYWEAELPANYGRVGIESFIHAKYKEKRWVPQNKGFKLSLIAKEEMASKNKQKSSDTDGEENNIIVKSLDKQDNTLQRTRKDNNVLPKIPSLVSSESVVATGRTLVGSPNSPELPPAIVNATTTMPSKVDHTVDLLNMLSVDSPSENGSDSSFVDDNAWVKFESAELTTASEMNDTAKFVKSKNETTVGVKDLFNGSTSLLQPSTQKKLQRYSSMISPVALHQQQQPFLPQKKGFPMAADKSGDAHRAFSARGIHQRSVSDSSTITGNISAQSWANFSYQVPGNVPLARQLYSNNSSQQMRNMNCPHPSGSYGPVTASRRRAPGTSASVNGETTVNKPHASLPTSTYNNRSLSDYDFSSLTQGMFSKH; via the exons ATGAACGGGAAGGCCTCCGTCTCCAAGGAACTCGATGAAAAACACGGAAAG ATATTGGAGGGGCTTCTCAAATTGCCAGAGAACAAGGAATGTGCTGATTGCAAGTCCAA AGGTCCACGGTGGGCAAGCGTGAATCTGGGAATTTTTATATGCATGCAATGTTCTGGAATCCATAGAAGCTTGGGGGTACATATATCAAAG GTAAGGTCTGCAACATTAGACACATGGCTTCCAGAGCAGGTTGCTTTCATCCAAA CGATGGGAAATGAAAAGGCAAATAGCTACTGGGAAGCAGAACTGCCCGCAAATTATGGCAGAGTTGGGATTGAGAGTTTTATCCATGCGAA ATATAAAGAAAAAAGATGGGTGCCTCAGAATAAAGGGTTCAAACTATCTTTAATTGCCAAAGAAGAAATGGCTTCCAAGAATAAGCAAAAATCCAGTGAtacagatggagaggagaataataTTATTGTGAAGTCCTTGGACAAACAGGATAATACACTGCAAAGAACAAGGAAAGATAATAACGTGCTTCCCAAAATACCCTCCCTG GTATCATCTGAATCAGTCGTAGCAACAGGGAGAACCCTGGTAGGTTCTCCAAACTCTCCAGAGCTACCGCCTGCAATAGTTAATGCCACAACAACCATGCCTTCAAAAGTTGATCACACCGTTGATCTGTTGAACATGCTTTCTGTGGACAGTCCAAGTGAAAATGGGTCAGACTcatcttttgttgatgataatgcATGGGTAAAATTTGAGT CTGCAGAATTAACCACCGCTTCAGAGATGAATGACACTGCAAAATTTGTCAAAAGTAAGAATGAAACTACAGTGGGGGTCAAGGACTTATTTAATGGTTCAACATCTTTGTTGCAGCCTTCAACTCAAAAAAAACTCCAGAGATAT TCCAGTATGATATCTCCAGTTGCACTTCATCAACAACAGCAACCATTCCTTCCCCAGAAAAAAGGTTTTCCCATGGCTGCTGATAAATCTGGGGATGCACATCGAGCATTTTCTGCCAGAGGAATTCACCAACGAAGTGTTAGTGACTCAAGCACAATAACAGGAAACATCTCGGCACAAAGTTGGGCAAACTTCAGTTATCAGGTTCCAGGAAATGTGCCACTAGCTAGACAGCTGTATTCCAATAATTCAAGTCAG CAGATGAGAAACATGAATTGCCCCCATCCTTCTGGGAGCTATGGTCCCGTTACTGCATCTAG ACGGCGAGCACCAGGGACCTCTGCCTCTGTAAATGGAGAAACTACTGTAAACAAGCCTCATGCGTCTTTGCCCACATCTACTTATAACAACCGTTCACTTAGTGATTATGATTTCTCATCATTGACCCAAGGCATGTTCTCCAAACATTGA
- the LOC135611617 gene encoding uncharacterized protein LOC135611617, with product MQKLIRRPALSRKTGGGRYPNSEALRVDWRLRRIPPHAAPPPLRRTSCLGGALPVVEIIRDLLRLTCGKTHSVHLNGRKNMWVKKWCTRFARMPSLSINSKSLAIKHQRDMAFLGEIRSYGSSFGKSERHGLQ from the exons ATGCAGAAA CTCATTCGCCGGCCCGCTCTTTCCCGGAAGACCGGAGGAGGTCGCTACCCCAACAGCGAGGCATTGCGGGTCGATTGGCGCTTGCGTCGGATTCCTCCTCATGCTGCTCCTCCGCCGCTGCGGCGAACCTCGTGCCTCGGCGGGGCCTTGCCGGTGGTGGAG ATCATCAGGGACCTCCTAAGGTTAACATGCGGGAAGACCCACTCAGTCCATCTAAATGGAAGGAAGAACAT GTGGGTGAAAAAATGGTGCACTAGATTTGCCAGGATGCCCAGCCTTTCCATTAATTCAAAGTCGCTTGCGATAAAGCATCAGAGAGACATGGCTTTCCTTGGAGAAATCCGAAGTTATGGCTCATCCTTTGGGAAATCTGAGAGACATGGCTTGCAATAA
- the LOC103986351 gene encoding lysine-specific histone demethylase 1 homolog 2 isoform X2 — protein sequence MDHPPPPPPTDGRRPTRRAAKRTNYDESVFDALLHDHLGGSRPPRRRNRTAEERQRETETEAMIALSLGFPIDALLDAEAAAGVVHPPGDAAARNDYIVVRNHILARWRANVRSYLSKSEIKETVSRQYDHLISSAYDFLLEHGYINFGVSPAVRAQFLDEHDKGSVIIVGAGLAGLAAARQLLSFGFKVLVLEGRDRPGGRVYTTKMGKQGNFASVDLGGSVITGIHANPLGVLARQLGIPLHKIRDYCPLFRPDGGHVDRSLDVEVDLVFNKLLENAARVREVLGESADGISLGSAIERLQLLYGVARKTEERELLDWHLANLEYANAGCLSDLSLAHWDQDDPYEMGGDHCFLAGGNWRLINALCEDVPVLYKKMVTRIAYGGGFVEVVVAGGQVFQADMVLCTVPLGVLKSGTIKFDPELPAQKLQAIQRLGFGLLNKVAMIFPYVFWGEEIDTFGCLSKDRSKRGEFFLFYGYHTVSGGAVLIALVAGEAALNFEHSDPVASLHSVLGILRGIYGPKGVFVPDPIQTMCTRWGSDPLCCGSYSHVRVGSSGSDYNILAANVGGRLFFAGEATNREHPATMHGAFLSGLREASCILQTRRKNFMGKSNSKKLSQKNLRSYSEVLADLFKEPDLAFGVFSFVFDPSEAEDPKALGLMRVTFGNYSSRKELDEHRQSSEPPLQEFYLYALISREQAHQMKMFLDY from the exons ATGGACcacccaccgccgccgccgccgaccgaCGGGCGCCGGCCGACGCGGCGCGCGGCGAAGCGCACCAACTATGACGAGTCCGTCTTCGACGCCCTTCTCCACGACCACCTCGGCGGCTCCCGCCCCCCTCGCCGGCGCAACCGTACCGCGGAGGAGCGCCAGCGCGAGACCGAGACCGAGGCCATGATTGCCCTCTCCCTGGGCTTCCCCATCGACGCCCTCCTCGACGCCGAGGCCGCCGCGGGGGTCGTCCACCCGCCCGGAGACGCCGCCGCGCGGAACGACTACATCGTCGTCCGTAACCACATCCTCGCCCGGTGGCGCGCCAACGTGCGCTCCTACCTTTCCAAGTCCGAAATCAAAGAAACAGTCAGCAGGCAGTACGACCACTTGATCTCCAGCGCTTACGACTTCCTTTTGGAGCACGGATACATCAATTTCGGCGTGTCGCCCGCCGTCAGGGCCCAGTTCCTCGATGAGCACGACAAGGGATCCGTGATCATCGTGGGCGCTGGCCTCGCGGGGCTCGCGGCGGCGAGGCAGCTGCTTAGTTTCGGCTTCAAAGTCTTGGTTTTGGAGGGCCGCGACCGGCCGGGCGGCAGAGTCTACACCACAAAGATGGGCAAACAAGGCAATTTTGCATCTGTAGACCTCGGCGGCAGCGTCATCACCGGCATTCACGCCAACCCGCTCGGCGTCTTGGCGAGGCAGCTTGGGATACCTCTTCACAAGATTAGAGATTATTGCCCTCTTTTCAGGCCGGACGGAGGCCATGTGGACCGGAGTTTGGACGTTGAGGTGGATTTGGTGTTCAACAAGCTTCTCGAGAACGCTGCTAGAGTGAGGGAGGTGTTAGGAGAGTCCGCCGACGGTATCTCGCTGGGTTCAGCCATCGAGCGTCTTCAGTTGTTGTATGGCGTGGCGAGGAAGACCGAGGAGAGGGAGCTTCTTGATTGGCACCTCGCTAATTTGGAGTACGCCAACGCTGGTTGCCTCTCGGATCTGTCGCTTGCCCATTGGGACCAGGATGATCCATATGAGATGGGTGGTGATCACTGCTTCCTCGCTGGAGGTAACTGGAGATTGATCAATGCACTCTGTGAGGATGTGCCTGTCCTGTACAAGAAGATGGTAACAAGGATTGCTTATGGAGGAGGGTTTGTGGAGGTGGTAGTTGCCGGTGGACAAGTCTTTCAGGCTGATATGGTGCTCTGCACCGTTCCACTCGGCGTGTTGAAGAGTGGGACTATCAAATTTGACCCAGAATTGCCTGCTCAGAAATTGCAGGCAATTCAAAGATTGGGATTTGGCTTGCTAAACAAGGTTGCTATGATCTTTCCTTATGTGTTTTGGGGTGAGGAGATCGACACGTTTGGATGTCTCAGCAAGGATCGATCTAAGCGTGGTGAATTTTTCCTTTTCTATGGCTATCATACTGTTTCTGGAGGTGCAGTGCTCATCGCATTGGTCGCAGGAGAAGCTGCCTTAAATTTTGAACATAGCGATCCTGTAGCTTCACTTCACAGTGTTCTTGGCATTCTTAGAG GTATCTATGGTCCAAAAGGAGTTTTTGTGCCCGATCCGATTCAAACAATGTGTACAAGATGGGGTAGCGACCCCCTTTGTTGTGGTTCATACTCTCATGTCCGAGTTGGGTCATCGGGTAGTGATTACAATATCCTTGCAGCGAATGTTGGGGGTCGGCTATTTTTCGCAGGGGAAGCTACAAATAGAGAACATCCAGCCACGATGCATGGTGCCTTCCTTAGCGGTCTAAGAGAAGCTTCATGCATTCTTCAGACTAGGAGGAAAAATTTTATGGGAAAATCCAATTCTAAAAAGTTGTCTCAGAAGAACTTAAGATCATACAGTGAAGTGCTTGCAGACTTATTCAAGGAGCCTGATTTAGCATTTGGAGTCTTCTCGTTTGTATTTGATCCTTCTGAAGCGGAGGACCCAAAAGCACTAGGTCTGATGAGAGTCACCTTTGGGAACTACAGCTCGAGAAAAGAACTTGATGAGCATAGGCAATCATCAGAACCACCGCTTCAAGAATTCTATCTATATGCTCTTATATCTAGAGAGCAAGCACACCAAATGAAAATG TTCCTTGATTATTAG
- the LOC135611898 gene encoding ADP-ribosylation factor GTPase-activating protein AGD5-like isoform X2, with protein MNGKASVSKELDEKHGKILEGLLKLPENKECADCKSKGPRWASVNLGIFICMQCSGIHRSLGVHISKVRSATLDTWLPEQVAFIQTMGNEKANSYWEAELPANYGRVGIESFIHAKYKEKRWVPQNKGFKLSLIAKEEMASKNKQKSSDTDGEENNIIVKSLDKQDNTLQRTRKDNNVLPKIPSLVSSESVVATGRTLVGSPNSPELPPAIVNATTTMPSKVDHTVDLLNMLSVDSPSENGSDSSFVDDNAWVKFESAELTTASEMNDTAKFVKSKNETTVGVKDLFNGSTSLLQPSTQKKLQRYSSMISPVALHQQQQPFLPQKKGFPMAADKSGDAHRAFSARGIHQRSVSDSSTITGNISAQSWANFSYQVPGNVPLARQLYSNNSSQMRNMNCPHPSGSYGPVTASRRRAPGTSASVNGETTVNKPHASLPTSTYNNRSLSDYDFSSLTQGMFSKH; from the exons ATGAACGGGAAGGCCTCCGTCTCCAAGGAACTCGATGAAAAACACGGAAAG ATATTGGAGGGGCTTCTCAAATTGCCAGAGAACAAGGAATGTGCTGATTGCAAGTCCAA AGGTCCACGGTGGGCAAGCGTGAATCTGGGAATTTTTATATGCATGCAATGTTCTGGAATCCATAGAAGCTTGGGGGTACATATATCAAAG GTAAGGTCTGCAACATTAGACACATGGCTTCCAGAGCAGGTTGCTTTCATCCAAA CGATGGGAAATGAAAAGGCAAATAGCTACTGGGAAGCAGAACTGCCCGCAAATTATGGCAGAGTTGGGATTGAGAGTTTTATCCATGCGAA ATATAAAGAAAAAAGATGGGTGCCTCAGAATAAAGGGTTCAAACTATCTTTAATTGCCAAAGAAGAAATGGCTTCCAAGAATAAGCAAAAATCCAGTGAtacagatggagaggagaataataTTATTGTGAAGTCCTTGGACAAACAGGATAATACACTGCAAAGAACAAGGAAAGATAATAACGTGCTTCCCAAAATACCCTCCCTG GTATCATCTGAATCAGTCGTAGCAACAGGGAGAACCCTGGTAGGTTCTCCAAACTCTCCAGAGCTACCGCCTGCAATAGTTAATGCCACAACAACCATGCCTTCAAAAGTTGATCACACCGTTGATCTGTTGAACATGCTTTCTGTGGACAGTCCAAGTGAAAATGGGTCAGACTcatcttttgttgatgataatgcATGGGTAAAATTTGAGT CTGCAGAATTAACCACCGCTTCAGAGATGAATGACACTGCAAAATTTGTCAAAAGTAAGAATGAAACTACAGTGGGGGTCAAGGACTTATTTAATGGTTCAACATCTTTGTTGCAGCCTTCAACTCAAAAAAAACTCCAGAGATAT TCCAGTATGATATCTCCAGTTGCACTTCATCAACAACAGCAACCATTCCTTCCCCAGAAAAAAGGTTTTCCCATGGCTGCTGATAAATCTGGGGATGCACATCGAGCATTTTCTGCCAGAGGAATTCACCAACGAAGTGTTAGTGACTCAAGCACAATAACAGGAAACATCTCGGCACAAAGTTGGGCAAACTTCAGTTATCAGGTTCCAGGAAATGTGCCACTAGCTAGACAGCTGTATTCCAATAATTCAAGTCAG ATGAGAAACATGAATTGCCCCCATCCTTCTGGGAGCTATGGTCCCGTTACTGCATCTAG ACGGCGAGCACCAGGGACCTCTGCCTCTGTAAATGGAGAAACTACTGTAAACAAGCCTCATGCGTCTTTGCCCACATCTACTTATAACAACCGTTCACTTAGTGATTATGATTTCTCATCATTGACCCAAGGCATGTTCTCCAAACATTGA